The Pongo abelii isolate AG06213 chromosome 21, NHGRI_mPonAbe1-v2.0_pri, whole genome shotgun sequence genome has a window encoding:
- the STMN3 gene encoding stathmin-3, with the protein MASTISAYKEKMKELSVLSLICSCFYTQPHPNTVYQYGDMEVKQLDKRASGQSFEVILKSPSDLSPESPMLSSPPKKKDTSLEELQKRLEAAEERRKTQEAQVLKQLAERREHEREVLHKALEENNNFSRQAEEKLNYKMELSKEIREAHLAALRERLREKELHAAEVRRNKEQREEMSG; encoded by the exons CCTACAAGGAGAAGATGAAGGAGCTGTCGGTGCTGTCGCTCATCTGCTCCTGCTTCTACACACAGCCGCACCCCAACACCGTCTACCAGTACGGAG ACATGGAGGTGAAGCAGCTGGACAAGCGGGCCTCTGGCCAGAGCTTCGAGGTCATCCTCAAGTCCCCTTCTGACCTGTCCCCAGAGAGCCCTATGCTCTCCTCCCCACCCAAGAAGAAGGACACCTCCCTGGAGGAGCTGCAAAAGCGGCTGGAGGCAGCCGAGGAGCGGAGGAAG ACGCAGGAGGCGCAGGTGCTGAAGCAGCTGGCGGAGCGGCGCGAGCACGAGCGCGAGGTGCTGCACAAGGCACTGGAGGAGAATAACAACTTCAGCCGCCAGGCGGAGGAGAAGCTCAACTACAAGATGGAGCTCAGCAAGGAGATCCGCGAGGCGCACCTGGCCGCACTGCGCGAGCGGCTGCGCGAGAAG GAGCTGCACGCGGCCGAGGTGCGCAGGAACAAGGAGCAGCGAGAGGAGATGTCGGGCTAA